One Pseudopipra pipra isolate bDixPip1 chromosome 28, bDixPip1.hap1, whole genome shotgun sequence genomic region harbors:
- the ZNF703 gene encoding zinc finger protein 703 encodes MSGAPGGPRPRTPPSRGAAAAPSPRPPPADPLRQASRLPIRVLKMLSAHGGHLLHPEYLQPLSSTPVSPIELDAKKSPLALLAQTCSQIGKPDPPPSSKLNAVAAAAPAAEKEPTARPAALKPPGSGDAPAEDKSSFKPYSKGGAEPRKDGGGADKAGFRVPSAACPPFPPHATASPGGSRGASPQHPDPKGAEEKKEPEGGKPSPEGTGGGLGRGAVEPGAHGEPPSGRKSEPPALPPAGHVAPVSPYKPGHSVFPLPPSSIGYHGSIVGAYAGYPSQFVPGLDPTKPGLVGSQLPGALGLPGKPPSSSPLTGASPPSFMQGLCRDPYCLSYHSASHLGSSNCSSCVHDPGSLKSGYPLVYPTHPLHSVHTTLSSSGTPSLPGHPLYTYGFMLQNDPLPHICNWVSASGPCDKRFATSEELLTHLRTHTALPGAEKLLAGYPTSGLGSAASCHLHLPPAAPGSPNTLPASLSLRSPHTLGLNRYHPYGKSHLPTAGALPVPSLPAAGPYYSPYALYGQRLTSASALGYQ; translated from the exons ATGAGCGGCGCTCCCGGCGGGCCCCGGCCGAGGACCCCGCCGAGCCGCggagccgcggccgccccgtcgccccggccgccccccgccgACCCGCTGCGCCAGGCCAGCCGGCTGCCCATCCGCGTCCTGAAGATGCTCAGCGCCCACGGCGGCCACCTCCTGCACCCCGAGTACCTCCAGCCGCTCTCCTCCACGCCCGTCAGCCCCATCGAG CTGGACGCCAAGAAGAGCCCGCTGGCGCTGCTGGCCCAGACCTGCTCGCAGATCGGGAAGCCCGACCCGCCGCCCTCCTCCAAGCTGAACGCCGtggccgccgccgcgcccgccgccgagAAGGAGCccaccgcccgccccgccgcgctgAAGCCGCCGGGCAGCGGGGACGCGCCCGCCGAGGACAAGTCCAGCTTCAAGCCCTACTCGAAGGGCGGCGCGGAGCCGCGCAAGGACGGCGGCGGCGCGGACAAGGCCGGCTTTCGGGTGCCCAGCGCCGCGTGCCCGCCGTTCCCCCCGCACGCCACCGCCTCGCCCGGCGGCTCCCGCGGGGCCTCGCCGCAGCACCCCGACCCCAAGGGCGCCGAGGAGAAGAAGGAGCCCGAGGGAGGCAAGCCCAGCCCCGAGGGGACGGGCGGGGGGCTGGGGCGCGGGGCGGTGGAGCCCGGGGCGCACGGCGAGCCCCCCTCGGGCCGCAAGTCGGAGCCCCCCGCCCTGCCGCCCGCCGGCCATGTGGCCCCGGTGTCGCCCTACAAGCCGGGCCACTCCGtcttcccgctgccgccctccAGCATCGGCTACCACGGCTCCATCGTCGGCGCCTACGCCGGCTACCCGTCCCAGTTCGTGCCCGGGCTGGACCCCACCAAGCCGGGGCTGGTGGGCAGCCAGCTGCCgggggcactggggctgccGGGCAAGCCACCCAGCTCCAGCCCGCTCACCGGGGCCTCGCCGCCCTCCTTCATGCAGGGATTATGCCGGGACCCGTATTGCCTGAGCTACCACAGCGCCTCGCACCTGGGCTCCAGCAACTGCTCCAGCTGCGTGCACGACCCCGGCAGCCTGAAGAGCGGATACCCCTTGGTGTACCCCACGCACCCCCTGCACTCGGTGCACACCACGCTCTCCTCCAGCGGCACCCCCAGCCTGCCCGGCCACCCCCTCTACACCTACGGCTTCATGCTGCAGAACGACCCCCTGCCCCACATATGCAACTGGGTGTCTGCCAGCGGACCCTGCGACAAGAGGTTTGCCACCTCGGAGGAGCTGCTCACCCACCTACGGACCCACACGGCCCTGCCGGGGGCCGAGAAACTCTTGGCGGGTTACCCTACCTCCGGGCTGGGCTCCGCGGCCTCCTGCCACCTCCAcctcccgcccgccgcccccgggaGCCCCAACACGTTGCCCGCCTCGCTCTCCTTGAGGAGCCCACACACTTTGGGACTAAACAGGTACCACCCCTACGGCAAGAGCCACTTGCCCACGGCCGGCGCGCTGCCCGTGCCCTCCTTGCCGGCCGCCGGACCTTACTACTCCCCGTACGCGCTCTACGGCCAAAGACTCACGTCAGCTTCCGCACTGGGATATCAGTAA